A section of the Candidatus Poribacteria bacterium genome encodes:
- the tatA gene encoding twin-arginine translocase TatA/TatE family subunit has protein sequence MLGLGPWELLIVLAVVLLIFGGKRLPELARGLGKSVTNFKAGLNEEQSEETETTTHAQQENGAPPKGKTG, from the coding sequence ATGTTAGGCTTGGGTCCTTGGGAACTATTGATTGTGTTGGCTGTTGTGTTACTCATATTTGGCGGAAAACGTCTGCCCGAATTGGCGCGTGGGCTTGGAAAGAGCGTTACAAACTTTAAAGCGGGACTCAATGAGGAACAGTCAGAGGAAACCGAAACTACAACGCACGCACAACAGGAGAATGGAGCACCGCCAAAAGGGAAAACTGGATAG
- a CDS encoding carboxymuconolactone decarboxylase family protein, which translates to MQDKLPDFLQNVIEEYPDVWKAYQALGEACGTAGPLDQKTVRLVKLALAIGAKSEGAVHSHVRRALREGITPEELQQVALLAVTSIGWSSSMAALSWIQDVVDKQS; encoded by the coding sequence ATGCAAGATAAATTACCCGATTTCCTTCAGAACGTCATCGAAGAATACCCCGATGTTTGGAAAGCGTATCAGGCACTCGGTGAAGCGTGTGGTACCGCTGGCCCGCTTGATCAGAAAACCGTCCGGCTTGTTAAACTCGCGCTCGCGATCGGCGCGAAGTCTGAAGGCGCTGTACACTCACACGTCCGACGCGCACTCCGAGAAGGCATTACGCCCGAGGAGTTACAACAGGTAGCCCTGCTCGCCGTGACTTCTATCGGCTGGTCTTCGAGCATGGCGGCATTGTCTTGGATTCAAGATGTCGTGGACAAACAATCATGA
- a CDS encoding tetratricopeptide repeat protein — translation MKWTSCRGRSCACPQTRQSQCQSNHKTSSMKPALVLRKIKLNTYRILILTAILLWTTSTVSRTETTATFQQGVEYVKLRLYPQAADTFKSILSRNPTDVNALFQLANVYRLQDELELGIETFNKILAITVPEDSPISRKLYGLTHLALSEIYCKQSQLDLAEQHAKEAVQRYPTDANTHYRLGYIYTHQAKFDAALAAFKHTLAHNPDFAEVYEWLGLIALMQQNPQQAVGHYQKAIARKPYVQSAYYNLAKAYRLLGDTAAATEQLKLFQQMKTYYDRTYAIEGALTEDPMNTTLRLELAEVHLAHKHISAAMTTYQSLIRLHPEVVTGYDKMGRLYMDLNMPQRAVPFFLKVLELNPDTVEAHVRLGWLYTTLKAFDKAESHLQAAIEKMPGLTLAYHGLAEIYTKQGRLQRAIDVYRHITEIAPDDNDAWQALQNLEHLKKNPQTTR, via the coding sequence ATGAAGTGGACATCTTGTAGGGGCAGGTCTTGTGCCTGCCCACAAACGCGCCAATCACAATGTCAAAGTAATCATAAAACTTCAAGTATGAAACCTGCGTTAGTGCTCCGCAAGATAAAATTAAACACCTATCGGATTCTAATCCTCACGGCTATCCTCCTATGGACCACCTCCACTGTCAGCAGAACCGAAACGACAGCCACGTTTCAGCAGGGCGTTGAATACGTCAAACTTCGGCTCTATCCACAAGCGGCGGATACCTTTAAATCGATCCTGTCCCGCAATCCGACAGATGTAAACGCCCTTTTCCAACTGGCGAACGTCTATAGATTACAAGACGAATTAGAATTAGGAATCGAGACGTTCAACAAAATTTTGGCAATTACAGTGCCAGAAGACTCACCAATAAGTCGCAAACTCTACGGATTAACCCATCTCGCCCTGTCAGAAATCTATTGCAAACAGAGTCAATTGGACCTCGCAGAACAGCACGCCAAAGAAGCCGTTCAGAGGTATCCGACGGACGCAAATACACATTATCGGCTCGGTTATATCTACACACACCAAGCCAAATTTGACGCCGCACTCGCCGCCTTCAAACACACCCTCGCACACAACCCCGATTTCGCCGAAGTTTACGAATGGCTCGGTTTAATCGCGCTCATGCAACAGAACCCGCAGCAAGCCGTGGGGCATTATCAAAAGGCAATCGCCAGAAAACCTTATGTTCAGAGTGCCTACTATAACCTCGCCAAGGCTTACCGACTCCTTGGGGATACAGCCGCCGCAACGGAACAACTTAAGCTGTTCCAGCAGATGAAAACCTATTACGATCGGACCTACGCCATTGAAGGCGCTTTGACAGAAGATCCAATGAACACAACGCTTCGGCTTGAATTGGCGGAAGTCCACCTCGCACACAAACACATCTCCGCCGCGATGACAACCTATCAAAGCCTGATTCGGCTGCATCCAGAGGTGGTGACCGGATACGATAAGATGGGGCGGCTCTATATGGATCTGAATATGCCACAGCGCGCCGTTCCGTTCTTTCTGAAAGTCCTTGAACTCAATCCAGACACCGTGGAAGCGCACGTCCGATTGGGTTGGCTTTACACCACATTGAAGGCGTTTGACAAGGCGGAATCGCATCTACAAGCCGCTATAGAGAAGATGCCTGGACTCACCTTGGCATACCACGGGTTAGCCGAAATTTACACAAAACAGGGGCGTTTGCAGCGGGCGATAGACGTCTACCGACACATCACAGAAATCGCACCCGACGATAACGACGCTTGGCAAGCATTACAGAACTTAGAGCATTTAAAGAAGAACCCACAAACGACGCGGTAA
- a CDS encoding CRTAC1 family protein: protein MRKTNLNEIPSLYRLFVFALISLQYCTIAATEPIFVDVTESAGITFVHTDGRSGARLFNEFLGSGGGFFDYDGDGDLDIYLLNGAIQIGDRQDQTPHNVLYRNNGDNTFTDVTDAAGVGSRAYGTGAAVGDYDNDGDIDLYVTNFGKDQLYRNNGDGTFTDMTTHAQVGNPNWGTSCAFADVDNDGHLDLYVANYAAYTPENDIRCEERGVHVYCGPHAYPAVHGTFYKNNGDGTFTDISTVSRPADLMPQHGLGVTFGDYDADGDADLYVANDQDPNFLFQNSGDGNFFEVALISGVCYNDMGKEEAGMGTDFGDYDNDGWLDLTVSNYQTETNTVYHNHDGTFFTDNTITSGIAEVTHGYLGWGIKFFDYDNDGYQDIFVANGHLMDNITRLEKHVTYPQRNLLFRNLGDGKFANVSSETDGLALEKVSRGAAIGDYDNDGDLDILVTNCNQRPDLLQNAIGNRNNWIQIQVVGQKSNRSGIGAKIKVVTGTHVQYREVQSGGSYLSFHDLRAHFGVGKAEQIDVLEIRWLSGHTDRGTQLPVNRKFLAVEGNEIVPMR, encoded by the coding sequence ATGCGGAAAACGAACCTGAATGAAATCCCGTCCCTCTATCGCCTTTTCGTATTTGCACTGATAAGCCTTCAGTATTGCACAATCGCCGCCACAGAACCGATTTTCGTTGACGTTACGGAATCCGCAGGCATCACATTTGTGCATACCGACGGCAGAAGCGGTGCGCGGCTCTTCAATGAATTCCTCGGATCCGGCGGCGGGTTTTTCGATTATGATGGCGACGGCGATCTCGATATCTACCTCCTCAACGGTGCAATTCAGATAGGAGACAGGCAGGACCAAACACCGCATAACGTCCTCTACCGAAACAACGGCGATAACACCTTCACCGATGTTACCGACGCCGCTGGGGTCGGAAGTCGCGCATACGGCACGGGCGCCGCTGTCGGCGATTACGATAACGATGGCGATATAGATCTGTATGTTACCAATTTCGGCAAAGATCAGCTCTATCGGAATAATGGCGATGGCACCTTCACCGACATGACAACACACGCCCAGGTTGGCAATCCGAACTGGGGCACCAGTTGCGCCTTTGCCGATGTAGATAACGACGGACATTTGGATCTCTATGTGGCAAACTACGCCGCGTATACACCCGAGAACGACATCCGATGCGAAGAACGTGGTGTTCACGTTTATTGCGGTCCGCATGCGTATCCAGCGGTTCATGGTACGTTCTACAAGAATAACGGAGACGGCACCTTCACCGATATCTCAACTGTGTCCCGTCCCGCCGACCTGATGCCGCAGCACGGGTTAGGCGTAACGTTCGGCGATTACGATGCCGATGGAGACGCCGACCTCTACGTCGCAAACGATCAGGATCCGAATTTTCTGTTCCAAAACAGTGGAGACGGCAATTTTTTCGAGGTTGCATTAATTTCCGGCGTGTGCTATAATGATATGGGGAAAGAGGAAGCCGGAATGGGTACCGATTTCGGGGACTATGACAACGACGGATGGCTCGATCTCACCGTCAGCAACTACCAGACCGAAACCAATACCGTTTACCACAACCATGACGGCACCTTTTTTACCGACAATACGATTACGTCAGGTATCGCAGAAGTAACGCACGGCTATCTCGGATGGGGCATCAAGTTTTTCGATTACGACAACGATGGATACCAAGATATCTTCGTCGCCAATGGGCACTTGATGGATAACATCACCCGACTTGAGAAGCATGTAACCTACCCCCAAAGAAATTTGTTGTTCAGGAATCTGGGTGATGGTAAATTTGCCAATGTCTCGTCAGAGACGGATGGTTTGGCACTGGAAAAGGTGAGTCGCGGTGCGGCTATCGGCGATTACGACAACGACGGTGACCTTGATATCCTTGTCACCAACTGCAATCAACGACCGGATCTGCTCCAAAACGCAATCGGGAATCGAAACAATTGGATACAGATTCAGGTCGTCGGACAGAAGAGCAACCGCTCCGGAATTGGCGCGAAGATTAAGGTCGTCACCGGAACACACGTCCAATATAGGGAGGTGCAGAGTGGCGGGAGTTATCTCTCTTTCCACGACCTGCGTGCCCATTTTGGCGTTGGTAAAGCGGAACAGATTGACGTCCTTGAAATTCGCTGGCTCAGCGGACACACTGACCGAGGAACACAACTCCCTGTCAACCGGAAGTTTCTGGCAGTTGAAGGGAATGAGATTGTTCCAATGCGTTAG
- a CDS encoding LamG domain-containing protein, protein MKTLFIMLTLVAFTASFAYALNEPEDSMILYFSFDEVDGKNAIDHSLYENHGELIGGPKLAEGKFGKALELNGKDQWVVVPHHEILTVDESVTVMAWINTERHQGPAGQRWQGIVAKSNNPRSYSFYTEFPSECLHLSVGGGSVCNKKVPLEEWVHVVAQVDGGSTHKYWVNGEAAGEFGGKNNPPGKADTADVLVGRTHEGNREFLGLIDEVRIWNRALDEDEVIDQMEKGYFELFAVDPRQKLATTWGLLKKSQR, encoded by the coding sequence ATGAAAACCCTATTTATAATGCTAACACTTGTCGCGTTTACGGCATCTTTTGCCTACGCGTTGAACGAACCGGAGGATTCGATGATCCTCTACTTCTCTTTCGATGAAGTCGATGGGAAAAATGCCATCGACCATTCGCTCTATGAGAACCATGGTGAACTCATCGGCGGTCCAAAACTCGCTGAAGGCAAATTCGGTAAAGCCTTGGAACTTAACGGCAAAGACCAGTGGGTTGTCGTGCCGCATCACGAGATTCTCACCGTTGATGAGAGCGTCACCGTCATGGCTTGGATCAATACCGAAAGACACCAAGGACCTGCTGGGCAGCGGTGGCAAGGCATTGTAGCAAAGAGCAACAACCCCCGTTCCTACAGTTTCTACACCGAATTTCCGAGTGAATGTCTGCACCTTAGCGTCGGTGGTGGAAGCGTTTGCAATAAAAAGGTTCCCTTAGAGGAATGGGTACACGTCGTCGCACAGGTAGATGGCGGCTCGACGCACAAGTATTGGGTCAACGGTGAAGCGGCTGGCGAATTCGGCGGGAAAAATAACCCGCCCGGCAAAGCCGATACGGCGGACGTTCTTGTCGGTAGAACACACGAAGGCAATCGCGAATTTCTTGGACTCATTGACGAGGTCCGGATTTGGAACCGCGCTCTTGATGAGGACGAGGTTATTGACCAGATGGAGAAAGGCTATTTCGAGCTTTTCGCCGTTGATCCGCGCCAAAAACTCGCCACAACTTGGGGACTCTTAAAGAAATCACAGCGATAA